ATAACGTGCCTGATCAAACGTATGTATCGCCATATCGAGCAGCAGCGGACTATCCATCAGATCCCGGAATCCGCCGAAGTGTGGCCCGAGGAAAAAGTCGGCTCCTGCGTAACCTACCTGTCCTATAGCTCCGCCGGAAATGAGGTGCTGGTAGGCGCGGATACGCGGATCGAACCGGCGGTTCTGCATGACGGCTTGAATGTGTCCTGTGCTGCGAGCGGTTTGCACAATATCTGTGCAGTCTGAGAAGGACTCTGCCAGTGGTTTTTCGCCAAATACATGACATCCTTCCTTCAGCGCCGTCATGGCAATGCCGTAATGACTCGCCGGAATTGTGACATCAAATACGATAGTTGCACCAGTCGTTTGAATGGCTTCACGGATATCGGTGAACGTAGGGCAGGTTAGGCCATGTCTTGTAGCAAAAGCAAGGGCTGTCTGTTCATACAGATCGACCAGTCCGACGATTTCTGTATCTGGCCTTTGCAAGGCATAATCCGCCCACGTGTTTGCCATGGCACCGCAGCCAGCGATGATTACCCGATAAGGATGATTCATGTTCTCATCTCCTTCGCATGGATTGTGTTCTACAGCTCGCATGGTTTCCTATACCGGATTGGGCACAAAATCGCCACCGCGGCATTGTTTCAAATATCGCAATGCATGCACCTGTCCGGTCATCTCGAGTTCGTCTTTGTAGACGGGATCATGCCAGCCTTCAATATCAATCGTGCCCTGATAACCGTTCTGACG
This Paenibacillus xylanexedens DNA region includes the following protein-coding sequences:
- a CDS encoding Gfo/Idh/MocA family protein, producing MNHPYRVIIAGCGAMANTWADYALQRPDTEIVGLVDLYEQTALAFATRHGLTCPTFTDIREAIQTTGATIVFDVTIPASHYGIAMTALKEGCHVFGEKPLAESFSDCTDIVQTARSTGHIQAVMQNRRFDPRIRAYQHLISGGAIGQVGYAGADFFLGPHFGGFRDLMDSPLLLDMAIHTFDQARYILGANPVSVYCHEFNPPGSWYQGNAMALCIFEMSDGSVFNYRGSWCAEGVPTSWEASWRVIGEKGTAIWDGHDDIYAEVVTAQSLDADGKPSFFQPSERIEAELPVMDKTGHHGCLEDMFAALESGRLPETDCNDNQFSMAMVLASLESARTGQKVFIADLLKNT